A window of the Natronomonas salina genome harbors these coding sequences:
- a CDS encoding PAS domain-containing protein produces the protein MDGRGGHGSGGDDGGTITCLYVDDDEALLSLTQDYVESQYDRFVIETAMDAEQGLAMLEARSFDAVVSDYQMPGMDGLEFLRTVREERGDDVPFVIFTGQGREAVAMEALNLGADRYLQKGGDPTSQYGVLARAIEQEVDHHRTDRRLREREEHLRITLESIGDAVVATDAEGRVERMNGVAERLTGWDRANAAGRPLSEVFEIYDQETGEPASNPVEEVLASGETVGLANGTRLVARDGTERYIGDSAAPIQRADGEIQGVVLVFRDVSERYETRRRQRRQQRALVDLSTDPAVVDGDFGAACRRITERAADVLDVDRTSVWLFDDDTLRCTDLYRRPSDVHESGATLDADEFPRYFEALERLRAIDADDVYTDERTAELTPYFEANDVRSLLDGTVRADGGVVGVVCCESVGEAREWADDEVRFAAELADQVDLALLNQDRREREHDLARTTRQLSHLFEQSPLAVVEWTLDFRVDRWNDRAEEIFGYTEREARDRHGSFVVPEGVRDDIDGVWADLVADGEPDHRINENVTKDGETIHCEWHNRPVTDDDGEVVSVLSLVRDVTEEKKRDRQFRAFAENTREIVYIKDTDGRYEFINEAGADYFDRTPEAVVGCFDGELFDLEDDRALLPTDEAVLSTETPRTVEVTQAIDGEEYVFLSDKRPHYDENGHLQGLVGISRDITGRKRLENLLEAFYAVATDGDLAFEDRIGELLETLCSELGLASGFLARTRPTEDRYEIVTAGGPGARAGAGEVYDLRGTFCRHVVDSGEVLTVDDVEADGYAEDPGHAAFGFECYVGAPVYVDGAVWGTLCLADRDADAGPIGEMGTSMVELVSEWVGQEITNWQHERELRRQNDALEDVVSVLSHDLKSPLGVAKGRLELAREAAGGCEHLAEATRTLDELETLVDDALTLAEQGWEIDDPERVDLGAASRRAWDNLTAEGATLEVDAGAELFASERGLVSILQNLFENAATHAEAPVTVSVGAVADAEGFYVADDGPGIPADEREAVFEHGHTTSDDGTGLGLTIVERVADAHDWSIRVIESEAGGARFEFTSREMLAE, from the coding sequence ATGGACGGCAGGGGCGGGCACGGCAGCGGCGGGGACGACGGGGGGACGATCACCTGTCTGTACGTCGACGACGACGAGGCGCTGCTCTCGCTCACCCAGGACTACGTGGAGAGCCAGTACGACCGGTTCGTCATCGAGACGGCGATGGACGCCGAGCAGGGGCTGGCGATGCTCGAGGCCCGCTCGTTCGACGCCGTCGTCTCGGACTACCAGATGCCCGGGATGGACGGCCTGGAGTTCCTGCGGACAGTTCGCGAGGAGCGGGGCGACGACGTCCCGTTCGTCATCTTCACCGGGCAGGGTCGCGAAGCGGTGGCGATGGAGGCGCTGAACCTGGGGGCCGACCGCTACCTCCAGAAGGGCGGCGATCCGACCTCCCAGTACGGCGTCCTCGCCAGGGCCATCGAACAGGAGGTCGACCACCACCGGACCGACCGCCGGCTCCGCGAGCGCGAGGAGCACCTCCGCATCACCCTGGAGTCAATCGGCGACGCGGTCGTCGCGACCGACGCCGAGGGCCGCGTCGAGCGGATGAACGGCGTCGCCGAGCGGCTGACCGGCTGGGACCGGGCGAACGCGGCCGGCCGGCCGCTGTCGGAGGTCTTCGAGATCTACGACCAGGAGACCGGCGAGCCCGCGAGCAACCCCGTCGAGGAGGTGCTGGCCAGCGGCGAGACCGTCGGGCTCGCGAACGGCACCCGCCTGGTCGCCAGGGACGGCACCGAGCGGTACATCGGCGACAGCGCCGCGCCCATCCAGCGGGCGGACGGCGAGATACAGGGCGTCGTGCTCGTCTTCCGCGACGTCAGCGAGCGCTACGAGACGCGGCGCCGCCAGCGGCGCCAGCAGCGCGCGCTCGTCGACCTCTCGACGGACCCGGCGGTCGTCGACGGCGACTTCGGGGCCGCCTGCCGCCGCATCACCGAGCGGGCGGCCGACGTCCTCGACGTCGACCGGACGAGCGTCTGGCTGTTCGACGACGACACCCTCCGCTGTACGGACCTCTACCGCCGACCGTCCGACGTCCACGAGTCGGGGGCGACGCTGGACGCCGACGAGTTCCCGCGGTACTTCGAGGCCTTAGAGCGCCTCCGTGCTATCGACGCCGACGACGTCTACACGGACGAGCGGACCGCGGAGCTGACCCCGTACTTCGAGGCCAACGACGTCCGCTCGCTGCTGGACGGGACCGTCCGCGCGGACGGCGGGGTCGTCGGCGTGGTCTGCTGTGAATCCGTCGGCGAGGCCCGCGAGTGGGCCGACGACGAGGTCCGGTTCGCCGCGGAGCTGGCCGACCAGGTCGACCTGGCGCTGCTCAACCAGGACCGCCGGGAGCGCGAGCACGACCTCGCGCGGACCACCCGGCAGCTGTCGCACCTCTTCGAGCAGTCGCCGCTGGCGGTCGTCGAGTGGACGCTGGACTTCCGCGTCGACCGGTGGAACGACCGCGCCGAGGAGATCTTCGGCTACACCGAACGCGAGGCGCGCGACCGGCACGGCTCCTTCGTCGTCCCGGAGGGCGTCCGCGACGACATCGACGGCGTCTGGGCCGACCTCGTCGCCGACGGCGAGCCCGACCACCGCATCAACGAGAACGTCACGAAGGACGGCGAGACGATCCACTGCGAGTGGCACAACCGGCCCGTGACCGACGACGACGGCGAGGTGGTGAGCGTCCTCAGTCTGGTCCGGGACGTCACCGAGGAGAAGAAGCGCGACCGGCAGTTCCGCGCGTTCGCCGAGAACACCCGCGAGATCGTCTACATCAAGGACACCGACGGTCGCTACGAGTTCATCAACGAGGCCGGCGCGGACTACTTCGACCGGACGCCGGAGGCGGTCGTCGGCTGCTTCGACGGCGAGCTGTTCGACCTCGAGGACGACCGCGCGCTGCTGCCGACCGACGAGGCGGTGCTGTCGACGGAGACCCCGCGGACGGTCGAGGTGACCCAAGCCATCGACGGCGAGGAGTACGTCTTCCTCTCGGACAAGCGCCCCCACTACGACGAGAACGGCCACCTCCAGGGGCTCGTCGGCATCAGCCGCGACATCACCGGGCGGAAGCGACTCGAGAACCTCCTGGAGGCCTTCTACGCGGTCGCGACCGACGGCGACCTCGCTTTCGAGGACCGCATCGGCGAACTGCTCGAGACGCTCTGCTCGGAGCTCGGGCTGGCCAGCGGCTTCCTCGCGCGGACGCGGCCGACGGAGGACCGCTACGAGATCGTCACCGCCGGCGGACCGGGCGCCCGCGCTGGAGCCGGCGAGGTCTACGACCTCAGGGGGACGTTCTGCCGGCACGTCGTCGACAGCGGCGAGGTGCTCACCGTCGACGACGTCGAGGCCGACGGGTACGCCGAGGACCCGGGGCACGCGGCGTTCGGCTTCGAGTGCTACGTCGGCGCGCCGGTGTACGTCGACGGCGCGGTGTGGGGGACGCTCTGTCTGGCCGACCGGGACGCCGACGCCGGTCCGATCGGCGAGATGGGCACGTCGATGGTCGAGCTCGTCTCGGAGTGGGTCGGCCAGGAGATCACCAACTGGCAGCACGAACGGGAGCTGCGCCGCCAGAACGACGCCCTCGAGGACGTCGTGAGCGTCCTCAGCCACGACCTCAAGTCGCCGCTCGGCGTCGCCAAGGGACGGCTCGAACTCGCCCGCGAGGCCGCGGGCGGCTGCGAGCACCTCGCGGAGGCGACGCGGACGCTCGACGAACTCGAGACGCTCGTCGATGACGCGCTGACGCTGGCCGAACAGGGCTGGGAGATCGACGACCCCGAGCGGGTCGACCTCGGGGCGGCGAGCCGCCGCGCGTGGGACAACCTCACCGCGGAGGGGGCGACCCTGGAGGTCGACGCCGGTGCCGAACTCTTCGCCAGCGAGCGCGGGCTGGTGTCGATCCTCCAGAACCTCTTCGAGAACGCCGCCACCCACGCCGAGGCGCCGGTCACCGTCAGCGTCGGCGCGGTGGCCGACGCCGAGGGGTTCTACGTCGCCGACGACGGCCCCGGCATCCCCGCGGACGAACGCGAGGCCGTCTTCGAGCACGGCCACACCACCAGCGACGACGGCACCGGCCTCGGCCTCACCATCGTCGAGCGCGTCGCCGACGCCCACGACTGGTCGATCCGGGTGATCGAGAGCGAAGCGGGCGGCGCGCGCTTCGAGTTCACCAGCCGCGAGATGCTCGCTGAGTGA
- a CDS encoding DUF192 domain-containing protein produces the protein MNVVHEPADGDARTIAANVDLADGIVSQGLGLMFRRSIPDDYALVFPFGRAKNRGLHMLCVPFDIDAVWLVDGEVEAVKRLSAWTGRGRATADVVVELPAGAADGVEPGDRVRIEGLED, from the coding sequence GTGAACGTCGTCCACGAGCCGGCCGACGGAGACGCCCGAACCATCGCCGCGAACGTCGACCTCGCGGACGGCATCGTCTCGCAGGGGCTCGGCTTGATGTTCCGGCGGTCGATCCCCGACGACTACGCGCTGGTGTTCCCGTTCGGACGCGCGAAGAACCGTGGCCTGCACATGCTCTGCGTACCCTTCGACATCGACGCGGTCTGGCTGGTCGACGGCGAGGTCGAGGCGGTGAAGCGGCTGTCGGCGTGGACGGGCCGCGGCCGGGCGACGGCGGACGTCGTCGTCGAGTTGCCCGCCGGTGCGGCCGACGGGGTCGAACCCGGCGACCGCGTCAGGATCGAGGGCCTCGAGGACTGA
- a CDS encoding cytochrome P450, with product MSSAGPPGPGTRDLVTLIPGAIRNDPLESATTLQDHYGDVVKFPYHPSIGGSGYLVCHPDDIRTVLQTDQTKFRAHDTRAREDFKVVMGDGLVTSDGDHWLRQTRMITPMFRRHSVERFCRLFVDEARRAVAELEPGDEFELLRECKRIAMRIIGQALFSTDLEAREADVYEALTTLREGFKRRNYAPVAAPLWMPTPENRRIHDAREVLSTVAEELIAERRDDPEAEDDLLALLLTAEDRVTGETMTDEEIRDEVVTFIVAGHTTIAAALTWAWYLLASNPAAHRRLHDSVRDVDLDSPSLETMGELGEATRVVEETMRLYPSVPLIGRETKEPVELGGYTVAEGSTIVISPYLTHRDDRFWHCPGAFDPDRFRDERDPDRHEFAYFPFSAGAHMCTGREFAMLELPLVLSAVVAERRWTFADDTVPDVGPDFSVNLEPDTEIRMRVDEWT from the coding sequence ATGAGCTCCGCAGGGCCGCCCGGCCCCGGAACGCGCGACCTCGTCACGCTCATCCCGGGCGCCATCAGGAACGACCCGCTGGAATCCGCGACCACGCTCCAGGACCACTACGGCGACGTGGTGAAGTTCCCCTACCACCCCAGCATCGGCGGGAGCGGCTACCTCGTCTGCCACCCCGACGACATCCGCACCGTCCTCCAGACGGACCAGACGAAGTTCCGCGCCCACGACACCCGCGCCCGCGAGGACTTCAAGGTCGTCATGGGCGACGGCCTCGTCACCAGCGACGGCGACCACTGGCTCCGCCAGACCCGGATGATCACGCCGATGTTCCGCCGGCACAGCGTCGAGCGGTTCTGCCGGCTGTTCGTCGACGAGGCCCGCCGCGCCGTCGCCGAACTCGAGCCCGGCGACGAGTTCGAACTCCTCCGGGAGTGCAAGCGCATCGCGATGCGAATCATCGGCCAGGCGCTGTTCAGCACGGACCTCGAGGCCCGGGAGGCCGACGTCTACGAGGCGCTGACGACGCTCCGCGAGGGGTTCAAGCGCCGCAACTACGCGCCCGTCGCCGCGCCGCTGTGGATGCCCACCCCCGAGAACCGCCGCATCCACGACGCACGGGAGGTGCTGTCGACCGTCGCCGAGGAGCTGATCGCGGAGCGCCGCGACGACCCCGAGGCCGAGGACGACCTCCTGGCGCTGCTGCTCACCGCCGAGGACCGGGTCACCGGCGAGACGATGACCGACGAGGAGATCCGCGACGAGGTCGTGACGTTCATCGTCGCCGGCCACACCACCATCGCCGCCGCGCTGACGTGGGCGTGGTACCTGCTGGCCTCGAACCCCGCCGCCCACCGCCGGCTCCACGACTCGGTCCGCGACGTCGACCTCGACTCGCCCTCCCTGGAGACGATGGGCGAACTCGGCGAGGCCACCCGGGTCGTCGAGGAGACGATGCGGCTCTACCCCTCCGTGCCGCTCATCGGCCGCGAGACGAAGGAGCCCGTCGAGCTCGGCGGCTACACCGTCGCCGAGGGCTCGACGATCGTCATCTCGCCCTATCTCACCCACCGCGACGACCGGTTCTGGCACTGCCCAGGGGCCTTCGACCCCGACCGCTTCCGCGACGAGCGGGACCCCGACCGCCACGAGTTCGCCTACTTCCCGTTCTCCGCCGGCGCCCACATGTGCACCGGCCGGGAGTTCGCGATGCTCGAACTGCCGCTCGTGCTCTCGGCCGTCGTCGCCGAGCGCCGCTGGACCTTCGCCGACGACACCGTCCCCGACGTCGGCCCCGACTTCAGCGTCAACCTCGAGCCCGACACGGAGATCCGGATGCGGGTCGACGAGTGGACCTAG
- a CDS encoding DUF7511 domain-containing protein, with product MIDTNGRPQTDRLAPEPAPPALEVFSNGANGDREEFTFVPGDAVGDELLTTWITADSEDVVDLLDCR from the coding sequence ATGATCGACACGAACGGCCGCCCCCAGACGGACCGCCTCGCCCCCGAACCCGCCCCGCCCGCCCTGGAGGTCTTCAGCAACGGCGCGAACGGCGACCGCGAGGAGTTCACCTTCGTCCCCGGCGACGCCGTCGGCGACGAACTCCTGACGACCTGGATCACCGCCGACAGCGAGGACGTCGTCGACCTCCTCGACTGCCGGTAG
- a CDS encoding ZIP family metal transporter, whose translation MGLLANLALVFVAGLVTALATGLGALPFFFFDDIGDRWNVVLWGLASGIMLSASLFGLVEEGLAEGTPLEILAGMAVGVALVVVAHRVISNAEVDPREYEEADFRKLLLVLGVLTVHSFPEGVAVGVSFADLNLGTGATVLGFTVPALAVFMTVAISIHNVPEGTAIAIPLRAMDVSEWKMVWWAVFSSLPQPVGAVVAFAFVRLAREFLPFGFGFAAGAMIYLVLTEFVPEALETGVDLPSGGKPELVGGVLAGVLLMVPLLYV comes from the coding sequence ATGGGGCTACTCGCGAACCTCGCGCTGGTGTTCGTCGCCGGGCTCGTCACGGCGCTGGCGACGGGCCTCGGCGCGCTGCCGTTCTTCTTCTTCGACGACATCGGCGACCGCTGGAACGTGGTGCTGTGGGGGCTGGCCTCCGGCATCATGCTCTCGGCGTCGCTGTTCGGGCTCGTCGAGGAGGGTCTCGCCGAGGGGACGCCCCTGGAGATCCTCGCTGGGATGGCCGTCGGGGTCGCGCTCGTCGTCGTCGCCCACCGGGTCATCAGCAACGCCGAGGTCGACCCCCGGGAGTACGAGGAGGCGGACTTCCGGAAGCTCCTGCTCGTCCTGGGGGTGCTGACGGTCCACAGCTTCCCGGAGGGCGTGGCGGTCGGCGTCTCCTTCGCCGATCTGAACCTCGGGACCGGCGCCACGGTCCTCGGCTTTACGGTGCCCGCGCTGGCGGTCTTCATGACCGTCGCCATCTCCATCCACAACGTCCCCGAGGGGACCGCCATCGCCATCCCGCTGCGGGCGATGGACGTCTCGGAGTGGAAGATGGTCTGGTGGGCCGTGTTCTCGAGCCTCCCCCAGCCCGTCGGCGCGGTGGTCGCCTTCGCGTTCGTCCGACTGGCCCGCGAGTTCCTGCCGTTCGGGTTCGGTTTCGCCGCCGGCGCGATGATCTACCTCGTGCTCACCGAGTTCGTCCCGGAGGCCCTCGAGACCGGCGTCGACCTGCCGAGCGGCGGCAAGCCCGAACTCGTCGGCGGCGTCCTCGCGGGCGTCCTGCTGATGGTCCCGCTGCTGTACGTGTGA
- a CDS encoding VOC family protein produces the protein MTTDSAPATLPDETRLGRTALGVGDPERLTEFYGRVVGLEVLARDDESTTLGVGETPLLVLEAAPEAPERPRSAAGLYHNAFRVPSRAALGDALRRVRERWRLDGASDHGVSEALYLTDPEGNGVEIYRDYPREEWPAGDDTAVRMTTDPLDVEGVAAAAGGGEGAPPGTDLGHVHLEVTSLAAFEDVFVDGLGFDVQATVPRARFVGAGGYHHHVGANTWQGRTDPASGRGLAWFEVVVPEPEDLETVRERLSGRDVSVAETDEGFEVTDTDGVRVRLRSAD, from the coding sequence GTGACAACCGATTCCGCCCCCGCGACGCTGCCCGACGAGACGCGCCTCGGACGGACGGCGCTGGGAGTCGGCGACCCCGAGCGACTGACGGAGTTCTACGGCCGAGTGGTCGGCCTCGAGGTGCTGGCGCGGGACGACGAGTCGACGACGCTGGGCGTCGGAGAGACGCCGCTGCTCGTCCTCGAGGCCGCGCCGGAGGCCCCCGAGCGCCCCCGGTCGGCGGCGGGGCTGTACCACAATGCCTTCCGGGTGCCCTCCCGGGCCGCGCTCGGCGACGCGCTGCGGCGGGTCCGCGAGCGCTGGCGCCTCGACGGCGCCTCCGACCACGGTGTCAGCGAGGCACTCTACCTCACCGACCCGGAGGGCAACGGCGTCGAGATCTACCGCGACTACCCGCGAGAGGAGTGGCCGGCCGGCGACGACACGGCGGTCCGGATGACGACCGACCCCCTCGACGTCGAGGGCGTCGCGGCGGCCGCGGGCGGCGGCGAGGGAGCGCCGCCGGGCACCGACCTCGGGCACGTCCACCTCGAGGTCACCTCGCTGGCGGCGTTCGAGGACGTCTTCGTCGACGGACTGGGCTTCGACGTGCAGGCGACGGTCCCCCGGGCGCGGTTCGTCGGCGCCGGCGGCTACCACCACCACGTCGGCGCGAACACCTGGCAGGGGCGGACCGACCCGGCGTCGGGACGCGGCCTGGCCTGGTTCGAGGTCGTCGTGCCCGAGCCCGAAGATCTCGAAACGGTACGGGAGCGCCTCTCCGGTCGCGACGTCTCGGTAGCGGAGACCGATGAGGGATTCGAGGTCACCGACACGGACGGCGTCCGGGTCCGCCTGCGGTCGGCCGACTGA
- a CDS encoding LURP-one-related/scramblase family protein, which produces MADAALDIAGIDLSDDRYTVEQSLIRNKYVASDADGNVVLRGKQKMFRMKEEFPFVDADGDDVFTVKAAGIVDVAGNYVLSDARTGEELVVLDNDFSVLQDTWTVRAADSGSVLARIDSRGALVTLARHYLPFGELIPHKYEITDASGGHVGTVDGQFSFRDRYEITIDDASNVPKEAVIAAAMVIDAIQGN; this is translated from the coding sequence ATGGCAGACGCCGCCCTGGACATCGCGGGCATCGACCTCTCCGACGACCGCTACACGGTCGAGCAGAGCCTGATCCGGAACAAGTACGTCGCCTCCGACGCCGACGGCAACGTCGTCCTCCGCGGCAAGCAGAAGATGTTCCGGATGAAGGAGGAGTTCCCGTTCGTCGACGCCGACGGAGACGACGTCTTCACCGTGAAGGCCGCGGGCATCGTCGACGTCGCGGGCAACTACGTCCTCTCGGACGCCCGGACCGGCGAGGAACTCGTCGTCCTCGACAACGACTTCTCGGTGCTCCAGGACACCTGGACCGTCCGGGCGGCCGACTCGGGGTCGGTCCTCGCGCGGATCGACTCCCGCGGCGCGCTCGTGACGCTGGCGCGGCACTACCTCCCCTTCGGCGAACTCATCCCCCACAAGTACGAGATCACGGACGCCAGCGGCGGCCACGTCGGGACCGTCGACGGCCAGTTTTCGTTCCGCGACCGCTACGAGATCACCATCGACGACGCGAGCAACGTCCCGAAGGAGGCCGTCATCGCCGCCGCGATGGTCATCGACGCCATCCAGGGGAACTGA
- a CDS encoding AAA family ATPase produces MVEAFAVASGKGGTGKTTSTLALGMALAKEYDVTVVDADTGMANLLFHAGLADVETTLHDVLVDGGAPVAAATYERFGLSVVPCGTSLAAFEAAEPARLRDVVAELAADTDVLLLDSPATLGSKSAVLPIVLADRVVVVLQPTIPAISDGLKVQEYALSYDTGVAGTLFNRVQGDVEDVAAKADRYFEGPLLATVPESDAARAARSAGEPLLEHAPEAPAAAAYREAAAALEPRAGDADDVAERFRTAVIPDPP; encoded by the coding sequence ATGGTCGAGGCGTTCGCGGTCGCCTCCGGGAAGGGGGGCACGGGCAAGACGACGAGCACGCTCGCCCTCGGGATGGCCCTGGCGAAGGAGTACGACGTCACCGTCGTGGATGCCGACACGGGGATGGCGAACCTGCTGTTCCACGCCGGCCTCGCGGACGTCGAGACGACGCTGCACGACGTCCTCGTCGACGGCGGCGCGCCCGTCGCGGCGGCGACCTACGAGCGCTTCGGACTGTCAGTCGTCCCCTGCGGGACGTCGCTGGCCGCCTTCGAGGCCGCCGAGCCGGCGCGGCTGCGCGACGTCGTCGCCGAACTCGCCGCCGACACCGACGTCCTCCTCCTGGACTCGCCGGCGACGCTCGGCTCGAAGAGCGCCGTCCTCCCCATCGTCCTCGCCGACCGCGTGGTGGTCGTCCTCCAGCCGACCATCCCCGCCATCTCGGACGGGTTGAAGGTCCAGGAGTACGCGCTCTCGTACGACACCGGCGTGGCGGGGACGCTGTTCAACCGGGTCCAGGGCGACGTCGAGGACGTCGCCGCGAAGGCCGACCGCTACTTCGAGGGACCGCTGCTGGCGACGGTCCCCGAGAGCGACGCCGCCCGCGCCGCCCGGTCGGCCGGCGAACCGCTCCTCGAGCACGCCCCCGAGGCCCCGGCGGCGGCCGCCTACCGCGAGGCCGCCGCGGCCCTGGAACCCCGCGCAGGCGACGCCGACGACGTCGCCGAGCGGTTCCGCACCGCCGTCATCCCCGACCCGCCATGA
- a CDS encoding DUF7095 family protein: MSFSREEAVARLREIVETVAADPMPVPVREVWVYGDVVLGMDPVERLDVYVTKDLLFKDAPDREDEFRERLGVDGVGKTVSAAWADDHPEYVRANANGHVAPEKCLAAHLLAEDEPVHLEVCNTGFENNVTQRLKGARAREDYSQLLDPRAACLWVDTEDGGQTSDEAFRKLEDGEFVFPTLSAALEMLGMEDEEARTAADELKAYQDAQEGVTVRGDVV; encoded by the coding sequence ATGAGTTTCAGCCGCGAGGAGGCCGTCGCCCGACTCCGCGAGATCGTCGAGACGGTCGCCGCCGACCCCATGCCGGTGCCCGTCCGGGAGGTGTGGGTCTACGGCGACGTCGTCCTCGGGATGGACCCCGTCGAGCGCCTCGACGTCTACGTCACGAAGGACCTGCTGTTCAAGGACGCCCCCGACCGCGAGGACGAGTTCCGGGAGCGCCTCGGCGTCGACGGCGTCGGCAAGACCGTCTCCGCGGCGTGGGCCGACGACCACCCCGAGTACGTCCGCGCCAACGCCAACGGCCACGTCGCCCCCGAGAAGTGCCTCGCCGCCCACCTGCTGGCGGAGGACGAACCCGTCCACCTCGAGGTCTGCAACACCGGCTTCGAGAACAACGTCACCCAGCGGCTGAAGGGCGCCCGCGCCCGCGAGGACTACTCCCAGCTGCTCGACCCGCGGGCCGCCTGCCTGTGGGTGGACACGGAGGACGGCGGGCAGACGAGCGACGAAGCGTTCCGGAAGCTGGAGGACGGCGAGTTCGTCTTCCCGACGCTGTCCGCGGCCCTCGAGATGCTCGGGATGGAGGACGAGGAGGCCCGGACGGCCGCCGACGAGCTGAAGGCCTACCAGGACGCCCAGGAGGGCGTCACCGTCCGCGGCGACGTGGTCTGA